From a region of the Neobacillus niacini genome:
- a CDS encoding YwpF family protein → MKSFKLVALEVVEDGNSVEIPLEDGLIINKENESASWLLEAYTDLSLYDYFQKIHEQSREVIVQAVITKRENDPAYFQTKIASLNKFQNHISVLFEGRLRRNRSDYSELLLDSLLEKGLGGQALLEEFRDKMKSKPKLKMKHD, encoded by the coding sequence ATGAAATCCTTTAAATTAGTCGCTTTGGAAGTTGTGGAGGATGGAAATTCCGTTGAAATCCCATTAGAGGATGGATTAATTATCAATAAAGAAAATGAAAGTGCTAGCTGGCTGCTTGAAGCCTATACCGATTTATCCCTTTATGACTACTTCCAAAAAATCCACGAACAAAGCCGCGAGGTGATTGTACAAGCGGTAATTACCAAACGCGAAAATGATCCCGCCTATTTCCAAACTAAAATTGCATCACTCAACAAATTTCAGAACCACATTAGCGTCTTGTTTGAAGGCCGTCTGCGCCGTAACAGAAGTGATTACTCAGAACTCCTGCTCGACAGCCTGCTCGAAAAGGGCCTTGGCGGTCAGGCATTACTAGAAGAATTTAGGGACAAAATGAAAAGCAAACCAAAGCTAAAAATGAAGCACGATTAA
- the fabZ gene encoding 3-hydroxyacyl-ACP dehydratase FabZ, whose amino-acid sequence MLDVQQIKEIIPHRYPFLLVDKILEVEEGVKAVGIKNVTANEEFFNGHFPDYPVMPGVLIVEALAQVGAVAVLKKEENRGKLAFFAGIDGCRFKRQVKPGDQLRLEVEIIRLRGPIGKGKAVATVDGEIACEAEITFALGK is encoded by the coding sequence ATGTTAGATGTGCAACAAATAAAAGAAATTATTCCCCATCGTTATCCATTTTTGCTTGTAGATAAAATTTTAGAGGTTGAAGAAGGAGTTAAGGCTGTCGGAATTAAAAATGTAACGGCAAATGAAGAATTTTTCAATGGTCATTTTCCTGACTATCCGGTAATGCCAGGTGTGCTAATTGTTGAAGCGCTTGCACAGGTGGGAGCAGTTGCGGTATTGAAAAAAGAAGAAAATCGCGGCAAACTGGCATTTTTTGCTGGAATTGATGGCTGTCGTTTTAAAAGACAAGTTAAGCCAGGTGACCAACTGCGACTTGAAGTCGAAATCATTCGCTTGCGTGGTCCAATTGGAAAAGGAAAAGCAGTTGCTACGGTTGATGGAGAAATCGCATGTGAAGCGGAAATCACGTTTGCATTAGGAAAATAG
- a CDS encoding MGMT family protein codes for MQPFTEKVVEIIKNIPEGKVMTYGQIARVAGSPRAARQVVRALHSMSRKYNLPWHRVVNSKGQIALQDDDYHEQLFSLESEGVEIGIEGKIDLAKYQYHPSESDGEGHFFQ; via the coding sequence ATGCAGCCTTTTACAGAAAAAGTCGTAGAAATTATTAAAAATATTCCCGAAGGCAAAGTCATGACCTATGGACAGATTGCAAGAGTAGCCGGGAGCCCGCGTGCTGCACGTCAGGTGGTTCGTGCTCTACATTCGATGAGCAGGAAGTACAACCTTCCTTGGCACCGTGTAGTCAATAGTAAAGGCCAAATCGCCCTTCAAGACGATGACTATCACGAGCAGCTATTTTCGCTAGAGAGTGAAGGTGTCGAAATTGGTATAGAGGGCAAAATTGACTTAGCCAAATATCAGTATCATCCGAGTGAAAGCGATGGCGAAGGACACTTTTTTCAATAA
- a CDS encoding rod shape-determining protein, with the protein MFARDIGIDLGTANVLIHVKGRGIVLNEPSVVAIDKNTNRVLAVGEEARRMVGRTPGNIVAIRPLKDGVIADFDVTEAMLKHFINKLNVKGFLSKPRILICCPTNITSVEQKAIREAAEKSGGKKIYLEEEPKVAAIGAGMDIFQPSGNMVVDIGGGTTDVAVLSMGDIVTSSSIKMAGDKFDMEILNHIKREYKLLIGERTAENIKINIGTVFPGSRSEEMEIRGRDMVSGLPRTITVHSEEIEGSLRESVSVIVQAAKSVLERTPPELSADIIDRGVILTGGGALLHGIDALLADELKVPVLVAENPMDCVAIGTGIMLDNIDRIQKRKFG; encoded by the coding sequence ATGTTTGCTAGGGATATAGGGATTGATTTGGGAACGGCTAACGTGTTAATCCACGTTAAAGGCCGCGGAATTGTATTGAATGAGCCATCGGTCGTAGCAATAGATAAAAATACGAATCGTGTTCTAGCTGTTGGTGAGGAAGCTCGCCGCATGGTTGGACGTACACCTGGAAACATCGTCGCGATCCGCCCATTAAAAGATGGAGTTATCGCTGACTTTGACGTAACAGAAGCAATGTTAAAACATTTTATTAATAAGTTGAACGTAAAGGGCTTTTTATCCAAACCGCGTATTCTGATTTGCTGTCCAACGAATATCACAAGCGTTGAGCAAAAAGCAATTCGAGAAGCGGCAGAAAAAAGCGGCGGCAAGAAAATTTACTTAGAAGAAGAGCCGAAGGTGGCAGCGATTGGCGCAGGTATGGATATATTCCAGCCGAGCGGTAACATGGTTGTCGACATCGGCGGTGGAACAACAGATGTAGCAGTTCTTTCAATGGGCGATATCGTTACTTCTTCCTCCATTAAAATGGCCGGCGACAAGTTCGACATGGAAATTCTCAATCACATCAAGCGTGAGTACAAGCTATTGATCGGGGAACGCACAGCTGAGAATATTAAAATCAACATTGGTACCGTATTTCCAGGATCACGCTCGGAAGAAATGGAAATTCGCGGACGGGACATGGTCAGCGGCTTACCGCGTACGATTACCGTTCATTCAGAAGAAATTGAAGGTTCCTTACGCGAATCGGTTTCTGTGATTGTTCAGGCAGCTAAGAGCGTCTTAGAGCGCACACCACCAGAACTTTCAGCAGATATCATTGACCGCGGCGTTATTTTAACCGGCGGAGGAGCTTTGCTGCACGGAATCGATGCATTGCTTGCAGACGAGCTCAAAGTACCAGTCTTAGTGGCCGAAAACCCAATGGACTGCGTGGCAATTGGAACAGGCATCATGTTAGACAACATTGACCGCATTCAGAAGCGAAAGTTTGGCTAA
- a CDS encoding DNA-directed RNA polymerase subunit beta — protein sequence MSVNHLNQVKTREEYKKAKGEDQQDTTTQKTSKVAQKAQKAEVANKRIRIRLIPIWLRILLLVIFTGVFMVAGAAIGYGVLGNGDAGDVLRGSTWTHIIDLVEKK from the coding sequence ATGTCAGTAAATCATCTAAACCAGGTGAAGACGAGGGAAGAGTATAAAAAGGCAAAAGGTGAAGATCAGCAAGATACTACCACTCAAAAGACTTCTAAAGTTGCTCAAAAAGCCCAAAAAGCTGAAGTTGCAAATAAAAGGATTCGTATCCGTTTGATCCCAATTTGGCTTAGAATACTTCTTTTGGTTATTTTTACTGGTGTTTTTATGGTAGCAGGTGCCGCGATTGGCTATGGTGTGCTCGGTAATGGGGATGCGGGAGATGTGTTAAGAGGCTCCACTTGGACACATATTATTGATTTAGTTGAAAAAAAATAA
- the spoIIID gene encoding sporulation transcriptional regulator SpoIIID, whose translation MHDYIKERTIKIGKYIVETRKTVRVIAKEFGVSKSTVHKDLTERLPEINPELANEVKEILDYHKSIRHLRGGEATKMKYQKEEKEGEAVK comes from the coding sequence GTGCACGATTACATCAAAGAGAGAACTATCAAGATTGGAAAGTATATCGTGGAGACGAGAAAAACGGTTCGTGTCATTGCGAAGGAGTTTGGCGTATCCAAAAGTACTGTCCATAAAGATTTAACAGAGAGGCTTCCTGAAATTAATCCTGAACTGGCAAATGAGGTAAAAGAGATTTTAGATTATCATAAATCGATCAGACATCTCCGGGGTGGAGAAGCGACGAAAATGAAGTACCAGAAGGAAGAAAAAGAAGGTGAGGCTGTTAAGTAG